Proteins found in one Sorghum bicolor cultivar BTx623 chromosome 1, Sorghum_bicolor_NCBIv3, whole genome shotgun sequence genomic segment:
- the LOC8083661 gene encoding uncharacterized protein LOC8083661 isoform X2, translated as MLFLLFYAYPSNYRKFMSIQVRLIKCTIGNIIIDISFNQTGGICALCFLELVDRKVGKNHLFKRSIILIKAWCYYESRLLGAHHGLISTYALEVLILYIFNLFHKSLHSPLEVLYRFLEYFSKFDWDNYCISLNGPVALSSLPNLTVEATITHTSDLLFDKEFLKSSMDKATVPPKNSDSCYTRFRPKHLNIVDPLKEHNNLGRSVNRASFNRIRTAFLYGARKLGHILMLPSEVIPDEIYGFFKNTLERNGIGVRPDIGSNFSFHPSFDTAEAIFKDISSMKISDGEDENITSCHLSKSLGDKNLYVGTNGPTHLSRCSPGVHNTALSIDLSTRSSHFVHNAPKLHSFCQDDSHADSAKCYLDHGMEQVSAKAFSIDDKTSMQSQVSVSNPSLLSTSAAVNASELATKQKNWSATYVGKQHFPPSPSSLPDLSGDLDSQFRCLRQVQYHLEYLFDGFLQSVQEASSADKFHSPACSIFLGRDAASPKLQLLSPAQSNGRDSSPVSCSQSTECVSQHSQNERPWDMANQQSVSLPSGTDVPPNGVLPSSCADSEVSSVSWFHGSDDSAMMYGNGMDTYFTKSCYTHRERLTSSRENGKIAPNQSVTYKSNQKSAPGARFVSCKEQAALDSRTKETIIGQALKMHGYIQSDRKIVEKLSCHTQKEFVRHDNEARQLSKYNQDVCLNKNFLQNRYHDTDMESTRAPRATYQMLKYQPFKIQNTTESDRASLSKNLPRKHSSGTWKEYEILDWPTKQRPICEPLKLENRRHVWDCRKKTSAGKQNCNNHKDSPSFVRGAVPCSHTASTPTGLEEEVNSNKIVDNGSKVRPILPGVLLSCHDINSQERHPSSNAPQSYLPAANGRPLETIEFGSLGPFALPLSTLKSNGATNTQTTSKVFTDASPFVLQRSRASATENRPPGLCKVGDEDEFPPLRAGIRIFLGA; from the exons ATGTTATTTTTATTGTTTTATGCGTACCCATCTAATTATCGGAAATTCATGTCCATCCAGGTCAGGCTCATTAAATGCACTATTGGAAATATTATAATTGATATCTCATTCAACCAAACTGGCGGGATCTGTGCACTCTGCTTCCTTGAGCTG GTTGATCGTAAAGTTGGAAAAAACCATCTATTTAAGAGGAGCATCATATTGATCAAGGCATGGTGCTATTATGAAAGTCGCCTACTAGGAGCTCATCATGGACTTATATCAACCTATGCACTGGAAGTACTTATCCTTTACATATTCAATCTATTCCACAAATCTCTCCACAGCCCTCTGGAG GTTCTTTATAGGTTTCTGGAATATTTTAGCAAGTTTGACTGGGACAACTATTGCATAAGTTTAAATGGCCCTGTTGCTTTGTCGTCTTTGCCAAACTTAACTG TTGAAGCTACAATTACACATACCAGTGACTTATTGTTTGACAAAGAATTCCTCAAGAGCTCCATGGATAAAGCAACTGTACCTCCAAAAAATTCTGATTCATGCTATACGAGGTTTCGTCCTAAACATCTAAACATAGTTGATCCACTGAAGGAGCACAACAATCTTGGCAGAAGTGTCAACAGAG CTAGCTTTAATCGTATTCGAACAGCTTTCTTATATGGTGCTCGAAAGCTTGGTCATATTCTCATGTTACCATCAGAAGTTATTCCTGATGAAATTTATGGGTTTTTCAAAAACACTTTGGAAAGGAATGGAATAGGGGTAAGACCAGATATTGGTAGCAATTTTTCTTTTCATCCTTCCTTTGATACTGCCGAGGCTATTTTCAAAGATATATCAAGTATGAAGATTTCTGATGGTGAAGATGAGAACATAACTTCTTGTCATCTTTCAAAGAGCTTGGGTGATAAGAACTTATATGTTGGAACAAATGGACCTACACATTTGAGTAGGTGTTCTCCAGGAGTCCATAACACTGCATTAAGTATTGATTTAAGTACAAGATCATCCCATTTTGTCCATAATGCACCAAAACTACATTCGTTTTGCCAAGATGACAGTCATGCTGACAGTGCAAAATGTTACTTGGATCATGGAATGGAGCAGGTATCTGCTAAAGCCTTTTCCATAGATGATAAGACATCAATGCAGTCACAAGTTTCTGTGAGCAACCCATCACTATTGAGCACCTCTGCTGCTGTCAATGCTTCAGAACTTGCCACCAAACAGAAAAATTGGAGTGCTACCTATGTGGGAAAACAACATTTTCCTCCCTCACCATCAAGTTTGCCAGATCTTTCAGGGGATCTGGATTCACAATTTAGATGCCTGCGTCAAGTTCAATACCACCTCGAATACTTGTTTGATGGGTTTTTGCAGTCTGTTCAGGAAGCATCCTCTGCTGATAAGTTTCACAGCCCTGCTTGCAGTATCTTCTTGGGCAGAGATGCAGCATCGCCGAAGTTACAGTTGCTTTCACCTGCTCAAAGCAATGGAAGGGATTCGTCTCCTGTTTCTTGTTCTCAGAGCACAGAATGTGTCTCCCAGCATTCACAGAATGAACGCCCATGGGATATGGCTAATCAGCAGAGTGTCTCGTTGCCCTCTGGAACTGATGTTCCACCCAATGGAGTCTTGCCATCTTCTTGTGCTGATTCAGAGGTTTCTTCTGTTTCATGGTTTCATGGCTCTGATGATAGCGCTATGATGTATGGAAATGGAATGGACACATACTTTACAAAG AGCTGTTATACTCACAGGGAGAGATTGACATCATCAAGAGAGAATGGGAAAATAGCGCCAAATCAATCAGTGACATATAAAAGCAACCAGAAGTCAGCTCCAGGAGCAAGATTTGTGTCTTGCAAGGAGCAAGCTGCCCTAGACAGTAGAACCAAAGAAACAATAATAGGTCAAGCTTTGAAGATGCATGGATACATTCAATCAGACAGGAAAATTGTTGAAAAGCTCAGTTGCCATACGCAAAAGGAATTTGTCCGGCATGACAATGAAGCAAGACAATTATCAAAGTACAACCAGGATGTCTGCTTGAACAAGAACTTCTTGCAAAACCGATATCATGATACTGACATGGAGTCTACACGAGCTCCCAGAGCAACATATCAGATGCTTAAATATCAACCATTTAAGATTCAAAATACTACAGAGAGTGATAGAGCTAGCCTAAGCAAGAACTTGCCCAGAAAGCACAGTTCTGGCACTTGGAAAGAGTATGAGATACTTGACTGGCCCACAAAGCAGAGACCAATTTGTGAGCCACTGAAGCTAGAAAACAGACGACATGTCTGGGATTGCAGAAAGAAGACATCAGCTGGAAAACAAAATTGCAATAATCATAAGGATTCCCCGTCTTTTGTAAGAGGTGCAGTGCCATGCAGCCACACAGCAAGCACTCCAACTGGTTTAGAGGAGGAGGTTAATTCAAACAAAATCGTTGACAATGGAAGTAAAGTGAGGCCAATCCTGCCAGGGGTATTGCTTTCTTGTCATGACATCAATAGCCAAGAGAGGCATCCATCATCTAATGCTCCTCAATCATACTTACCTGCTGCAAATGGTCGACCACTGGAGACTATAGAGTTTGGATCTTTGGGACCTTTTGCACTGCCTTTATCCACATTGAAATCAAACGGAGCTACTAACACACAAACTACAAGTAAGGTGTTTACAGATGCCTCTCCATTTGTGTTACAGAGGTCCAGGGCTTCAGCAACTGAAAACAG GCCCCCGGGACTTTGCAAAGTGGGAGACGAGGATGAATTCCCACCTCTTAGAGCTGGGATCCG AATTTTCTTGGGCGCATAG
- the LOC8082332 gene encoding reticulon-like protein B16 yields MDAAGGVEAAANGGIEGSADPCSSGGAGGYRFSVHQIAGGGKAADIILWRRGRVTIGVIFGATVAWWLFEKSGLSLLTICCDIFLILIVLQFLRVKIAGLLNRQPRPLPELVLSEEMVSNAAASFRVKVNNMLMIAHDITLGKDFRLFFQVVLVLWLLSVIGNFCSSITLAYIGTIALVTIPALYNKYQRPVDRYAGMVHRNISRHYKIVDENVISRLPRRFIRDKED; encoded by the exons ATGGACGCTGCCGGCGGGGTGGAGGCCGCCGCCAACGGCGGGATCGAGGGCTCCGCCGACCCCTGCAGCTCAGGCGGCGCCGGTGGGTACAGGTTCTCCGTCCACCAGATAGCCGGCGGCGGGAAAG CTGCTGATATCATCTTATGGAGGCGAGGGCGTGTTACAATTGGTGTTATATTTGGTGCTACTGTGGCATGGTGGTTGTTTGAGAAGTCTGGACTATCATTATTAACTATTTGCTGTGATATATTTCTCATCTTGATAGTTCTGCAGTTCTTACGGGTTAAAATAGCTGGACTGCTAAATAG GCAGCCTAGGCCACTACCTGAGTTAGTTTTATCAGAGGAGATGGTTAGCAATGCTGCGGCTTCATTCCGTGTTAAAGTTAACAACATGCTGATGATAGCGCATGACATTACTCTTGGCAAGGACTTCCGACTATTTTTCCAG GTTGTGCTTGTTCTTTGGCTGTTATCTGTTATTGGAAATTTCTGCTCGTCAATCACTCTTGCTTACATAG GAACCATTGCATTGGTCACTATACCTGCATTGTACAACAAATACCAGCGGCCTGTTGATAGGTATGCTGGGATGGTCCACCGGAACATATCGAGGCATTACAAGATAGTTGATGAGAATGTGATCAGCAGACTACCGAGAAGGTTTATCAGAGATAAAGAGGATTGA
- the LOC8083661 gene encoding uncharacterized protein LOC8083661 isoform X1, with protein sequence MAAGGRGKLAAAAAAEDAAAVPAGGVAVAGAAADEVVRRVRPTEASERRRADVVDYARRLVGSALGCEVFAFGSVPLKTYLPDGDIDLTVLGNTSYDSTLVNDVYCILESEEQNSDAEFIVKNLERIDAEVRLIKCTIGNIIIDISFNQTGGICALCFLELVDRKVGKNHLFKRSIILIKAWCYYESRLLGAHHGLISTYALEVLILYIFNLFHKSLHSPLEVLYRFLEYFSKFDWDNYCISLNGPVALSSLPNLTVEATITHTSDLLFDKEFLKSSMDKATVPPKNSDSCYTRFRPKHLNIVDPLKEHNNLGRSVNRASFNRIRTAFLYGARKLGHILMLPSEVIPDEIYGFFKNTLERNGIGVRPDIGSNFSFHPSFDTAEAIFKDISSMKISDGEDENITSCHLSKSLGDKNLYVGTNGPTHLSRCSPGVHNTALSIDLSTRSSHFVHNAPKLHSFCQDDSHADSAKCYLDHGMEQVSAKAFSIDDKTSMQSQVSVSNPSLLSTSAAVNASELATKQKNWSATYVGKQHFPPSPSSLPDLSGDLDSQFRCLRQVQYHLEYLFDGFLQSVQEASSADKFHSPACSIFLGRDAASPKLQLLSPAQSNGRDSSPVSCSQSTECVSQHSQNERPWDMANQQSVSLPSGTDVPPNGVLPSSCADSEVSSVSWFHGSDDSAMMYGNGMDTYFTKSCYTHRERLTSSRENGKIAPNQSVTYKSNQKSAPGARFVSCKEQAALDSRTKETIIGQALKMHGYIQSDRKIVEKLSCHTQKEFVRHDNEARQLSKYNQDVCLNKNFLQNRYHDTDMESTRAPRATYQMLKYQPFKIQNTTESDRASLSKNLPRKHSSGTWKEYEILDWPTKQRPICEPLKLENRRHVWDCRKKTSAGKQNCNNHKDSPSFVRGAVPCSHTASTPTGLEEEVNSNKIVDNGSKVRPILPGVLLSCHDINSQERHPSSNAPQSYLPAANGRPLETIEFGSLGPFALPLSTLKSNGATNTQTTSKVFTDASPFVLQRSRASATENRPPGLCKVGDEDEFPPLRAGIRIFLGA encoded by the exons ATGGCGGCGGGAGGGAGGGGcaagctggcggcggcggcggcggcggaggatgcGGCGGCGGTTCCCGCGGGGGGCGTGGCGGTGGCGGGGGCCGCGGCGGACGAGGTGGTGCGGCGCGTAAGGCCCACGGAGGCCTCCGAGCGCCGCCGCGCGGACGTCGTCGACTACGCGCGGAGGCTCGTCGGCTCCGCGCTCGGATGCGAG GTTTTTGCATTTGGATCAGTTCCACTGAAGACTTACCTTCCTGATGGGGATATTGATCTAACTGTCCTTGGAAATACATCTTATGATAGTACTTTGGTTAATGATGTTTACTGCATTCTTGAGTCTGAGGAGCAGAATAGTGATGCTGAATTCATAGTGAAGAACTTGGAACGAATTGATGCTGAG GTCAGGCTCATTAAATGCACTATTGGAAATATTATAATTGATATCTCATTCAACCAAACTGGCGGGATCTGTGCACTCTGCTTCCTTGAGCTG GTTGATCGTAAAGTTGGAAAAAACCATCTATTTAAGAGGAGCATCATATTGATCAAGGCATGGTGCTATTATGAAAGTCGCCTACTAGGAGCTCATCATGGACTTATATCAACCTATGCACTGGAAGTACTTATCCTTTACATATTCAATCTATTCCACAAATCTCTCCACAGCCCTCTGGAG GTTCTTTATAGGTTTCTGGAATATTTTAGCAAGTTTGACTGGGACAACTATTGCATAAGTTTAAATGGCCCTGTTGCTTTGTCGTCTTTGCCAAACTTAACTG TTGAAGCTACAATTACACATACCAGTGACTTATTGTTTGACAAAGAATTCCTCAAGAGCTCCATGGATAAAGCAACTGTACCTCCAAAAAATTCTGATTCATGCTATACGAGGTTTCGTCCTAAACATCTAAACATAGTTGATCCACTGAAGGAGCACAACAATCTTGGCAGAAGTGTCAACAGAG CTAGCTTTAATCGTATTCGAACAGCTTTCTTATATGGTGCTCGAAAGCTTGGTCATATTCTCATGTTACCATCAGAAGTTATTCCTGATGAAATTTATGGGTTTTTCAAAAACACTTTGGAAAGGAATGGAATAGGGGTAAGACCAGATATTGGTAGCAATTTTTCTTTTCATCCTTCCTTTGATACTGCCGAGGCTATTTTCAAAGATATATCAAGTATGAAGATTTCTGATGGTGAAGATGAGAACATAACTTCTTGTCATCTTTCAAAGAGCTTGGGTGATAAGAACTTATATGTTGGAACAAATGGACCTACACATTTGAGTAGGTGTTCTCCAGGAGTCCATAACACTGCATTAAGTATTGATTTAAGTACAAGATCATCCCATTTTGTCCATAATGCACCAAAACTACATTCGTTTTGCCAAGATGACAGTCATGCTGACAGTGCAAAATGTTACTTGGATCATGGAATGGAGCAGGTATCTGCTAAAGCCTTTTCCATAGATGATAAGACATCAATGCAGTCACAAGTTTCTGTGAGCAACCCATCACTATTGAGCACCTCTGCTGCTGTCAATGCTTCAGAACTTGCCACCAAACAGAAAAATTGGAGTGCTACCTATGTGGGAAAACAACATTTTCCTCCCTCACCATCAAGTTTGCCAGATCTTTCAGGGGATCTGGATTCACAATTTAGATGCCTGCGTCAAGTTCAATACCACCTCGAATACTTGTTTGATGGGTTTTTGCAGTCTGTTCAGGAAGCATCCTCTGCTGATAAGTTTCACAGCCCTGCTTGCAGTATCTTCTTGGGCAGAGATGCAGCATCGCCGAAGTTACAGTTGCTTTCACCTGCTCAAAGCAATGGAAGGGATTCGTCTCCTGTTTCTTGTTCTCAGAGCACAGAATGTGTCTCCCAGCATTCACAGAATGAACGCCCATGGGATATGGCTAATCAGCAGAGTGTCTCGTTGCCCTCTGGAACTGATGTTCCACCCAATGGAGTCTTGCCATCTTCTTGTGCTGATTCAGAGGTTTCTTCTGTTTCATGGTTTCATGGCTCTGATGATAGCGCTATGATGTATGGAAATGGAATGGACACATACTTTACAAAG AGCTGTTATACTCACAGGGAGAGATTGACATCATCAAGAGAGAATGGGAAAATAGCGCCAAATCAATCAGTGACATATAAAAGCAACCAGAAGTCAGCTCCAGGAGCAAGATTTGTGTCTTGCAAGGAGCAAGCTGCCCTAGACAGTAGAACCAAAGAAACAATAATAGGTCAAGCTTTGAAGATGCATGGATACATTCAATCAGACAGGAAAATTGTTGAAAAGCTCAGTTGCCATACGCAAAAGGAATTTGTCCGGCATGACAATGAAGCAAGACAATTATCAAAGTACAACCAGGATGTCTGCTTGAACAAGAACTTCTTGCAAAACCGATATCATGATACTGACATGGAGTCTACACGAGCTCCCAGAGCAACATATCAGATGCTTAAATATCAACCATTTAAGATTCAAAATACTACAGAGAGTGATAGAGCTAGCCTAAGCAAGAACTTGCCCAGAAAGCACAGTTCTGGCACTTGGAAAGAGTATGAGATACTTGACTGGCCCACAAAGCAGAGACCAATTTGTGAGCCACTGAAGCTAGAAAACAGACGACATGTCTGGGATTGCAGAAAGAAGACATCAGCTGGAAAACAAAATTGCAATAATCATAAGGATTCCCCGTCTTTTGTAAGAGGTGCAGTGCCATGCAGCCACACAGCAAGCACTCCAACTGGTTTAGAGGAGGAGGTTAATTCAAACAAAATCGTTGACAATGGAAGTAAAGTGAGGCCAATCCTGCCAGGGGTATTGCTTTCTTGTCATGACATCAATAGCCAAGAGAGGCATCCATCATCTAATGCTCCTCAATCATACTTACCTGCTGCAAATGGTCGACCACTGGAGACTATAGAGTTTGGATCTTTGGGACCTTTTGCACTGCCTTTATCCACATTGAAATCAAACGGAGCTACTAACACACAAACTACAAGTAAGGTGTTTACAGATGCCTCTCCATTTGTGTTACAGAGGTCCAGGGCTTCAGCAACTGAAAACAG GCCCCCGGGACTTTGCAAAGTGGGAGACGAGGATGAATTCCCACCTCTTAGAGCTGGGATCCG AATTTTCTTGGGCGCATAG